The following coding sequences are from one Rutidosis leptorrhynchoides isolate AG116_Rl617_1_P2 chromosome 11, CSIRO_AGI_Rlap_v1, whole genome shotgun sequence window:
- the LOC139877630 gene encoding small ribosomal subunit protein mS33 — translation MSSSSLRTMLAQAAIRGVTEARAKIFGHVLNPTGQRSAHKILRKKFIGEKVVSWYPDDVQKEDPLIVQRREQERLSKLEMLKRRGKGPPKKGQGKRAAKRNK, via the exons ATGAGCTCTTCGAGCTTAAGGACCATGTTAGCTCAAGCTGCAATTAGAGGGGTAACAGAGGCAAGGGCGAAAATATTTGGTCATGTGCTCAATCCAACGGGTCAAAGATCCGCCCATAAGATATTACGCAAGAAATTTATCGGTGAAAAAGTCGTGTCATGGTATCCAGACGACGTTCAGAAAGAGGATCCTCTTATCGTGCAACGAAGAGAACAAGA GCGTTTATCTAAACTTGAAATGTTGAAGCGTCGTGGCAAGGGCCCACCTAAGAAGGGACAAGGAAAACGAGCTGCTAAACGTAATAAATAG
- the LOC139877107 gene encoding uncharacterized protein isoform X2 gives MAAEAKVKSIFLYPIKSCRGISVSEAPLSSTGFRWDRQWVVVNAKGRACTQRVDPKLALVEVELPKDAFSIGWKPNMSSYLVIRAPGMDELKVSLCNPPQICDGVSVWEWSGSALDEGAEAAKWFTDYLGKPSRLVRFNEELEIRPVDSDYAPGFRVMFSDGYPFLLVSQGSLDTLNELLKEPVPINRFRPNLLVDGCEPFIEDLWKEIKIGNFLFNGVKLCARCKVPTINQENALSSSEPTETLVKFRSGKVLHPNRKGKGQVYFGHNMVCHDLHDGSEKMIKIGDPVYVISMFLSYDDTAT, from the exons ATGGCAGCAGAAGCCAAAGTTAAATCAATCTTTTTGTATCCAATAAAATCATGCAGAGGTATCTCTGTTTCAGAAGCACCCCTCTCTTCCACCG GGTTTAGATGGGATAGACAATGGGTTGTTGTGAATGCAAAAGGCAGAGCTTGCACTCAAAGAGTGGATCCAAAATTAGCTCTAGTTGAAGTCGAGTTACCTAAAGATGCATTTTCAATAGGTTGGAAGCCGAACATGAGTTCTTACCTAG TTATAAGAGCGCCCGGGATGGATGAGCTGAAGGTGTCATTATGTAATCCGCCTCAAATATGTGATGGTGTCTCGGTTTGGGAATGGTCGGGATCTGCGTTGGATGAGGGAGCCGAAGCGGCAAAATGGTTCACCGATTATCTTGGCAAGCCTAGTCGGCTAGTGCGTTTCAACGAAG AATTGGAGATTAGACCTGTGGATTCTGATTATGCACCTGGATTCAGAGTTATGTTCTCTGATGGATATCCATTTCTATTAGTTTCCCAG GGTTCTCTTGATACATTAAATGAGCTTCTAAAGGAACCTGTACCAATAAACCGGTTTAGACCAAA CCTTCTGGTTGATGGCTGTGAACCCTTTATTGAGGACTTATGGAAGGAGATTAAAATCGGTAATTTTCTATTCAATGGGGTCAAGCTTTGCGCCCGCTGTAAG GTACCTACAATTAATCAAGAAAATGCACTTTCATCTTCTGAGCCAACTGAAACTCTTGTGAAGTTTCGGTCAGGAAAAGTCTTACATCCGAACCGAAAAGGGAAAGGGCAG GTGTACTTTGGACATAATATGGTATGCCATGATTTACATGACGGAAGTGAAAAGATGATCAAAATCGGTGATCCTGTTTACGTCATCAGCATGTTCTTGTCGTATGATGATACAGCTACTTAA
- the LOC139877107 gene encoding uncharacterized protein isoform X1, with product MAAEAKVKSIFLYPIKSCRGISVSEAPLSSTGFRWDRQWVVVNAKGRACTQRVDPKLALVEVELPKDAFSIGWKPNMSSYLVIRAPGMDELKVSLCNPPQICDGVSVWEWSGSALDEGAEAAKWFTDYLGKPSRLVRFNEELEIRPVDSDYAPGFRVMFSDGYPFLLVSQGSLDTLNELLKEPVPINRFRPKFVLTYFSLLVDGCEPFIEDLWKEIKIGNFLFNGVKLCARCKVPTINQENALSSSEPTETLVKFRSGKVLHPNRKGKGQVYFGHNMVCHDLHDGSEKMIKIGDPVYVISMFLSYDDTAT from the exons ATGGCAGCAGAAGCCAAAGTTAAATCAATCTTTTTGTATCCAATAAAATCATGCAGAGGTATCTCTGTTTCAGAAGCACCCCTCTCTTCCACCG GGTTTAGATGGGATAGACAATGGGTTGTTGTGAATGCAAAAGGCAGAGCTTGCACTCAAAGAGTGGATCCAAAATTAGCTCTAGTTGAAGTCGAGTTACCTAAAGATGCATTTTCAATAGGTTGGAAGCCGAACATGAGTTCTTACCTAG TTATAAGAGCGCCCGGGATGGATGAGCTGAAGGTGTCATTATGTAATCCGCCTCAAATATGTGATGGTGTCTCGGTTTGGGAATGGTCGGGATCTGCGTTGGATGAGGGAGCCGAAGCGGCAAAATGGTTCACCGATTATCTTGGCAAGCCTAGTCGGCTAGTGCGTTTCAACGAAG AATTGGAGATTAGACCTGTGGATTCTGATTATGCACCTGGATTCAGAGTTATGTTCTCTGATGGATATCCATTTCTATTAGTTTCCCAG GGTTCTCTTGATACATTAAATGAGCTTCTAAAGGAACCTGTACCAATAAACCGGTTTAGACCAAA ATTTGTATTGACATATTTCAGCCTTCTGGTTGATGGCTGTGAACCCTTTATTGAGGACTTATGGAAGGAGATTAAAATCGGTAATTTTCTATTCAATGGGGTCAAGCTTTGCGCCCGCTGTAAG GTACCTACAATTAATCAAGAAAATGCACTTTCATCTTCTGAGCCAACTGAAACTCTTGTGAAGTTTCGGTCAGGAAAAGTCTTACATCCGAACCGAAAAGGGAAAGGGCAG GTGTACTTTGGACATAATATGGTATGCCATGATTTACATGACGGAAGTGAAAAGATGATCAAAATCGGTGATCCTGTTTACGTCATCAGCATGTTCTTGTCGTATGATGATACAGCTACTTAA